One genomic segment of Suricata suricatta isolate VVHF042 chromosome 16, meerkat_22Aug2017_6uvM2_HiC, whole genome shotgun sequence includes these proteins:
- the LOC115280773 gene encoding metallothionein-1D, whose amino-acid sequence MDPNCSCSTGGSCACASSCTCKDCRCTSCKKSCCSCCPVGCAKCAQGCICKGASSDKCSCCA is encoded by the exons ATGGACCCCAACTGCTCTTGCTCCACCG GTGGCTCCTGCGCATGCGCCAGCTCCTGCACCTGCAAAGACTGCAGATGCACCTCCTGCAAGAAGA gctgctgctcctgctgccccGTGGGCTGTGCCAAGTGTGCCCAGGGCTGCATCTGCAAAGGGGCATCATCGGACAAGTGCAGCTGCTGTGCCTGA